The DNA window AAGTCGGCCTTGTCCTTCTCGGACAAAGCTGGCAGGTCGACATCGGTACCTGGCAGGTTGACACCCTTGTGGGAGCAGATCTTACCGGCGTTCATGGACTTGAccttcaaagtcttgtCGTCAACGACCTCTAGAACCTCGAAGGACAACACACCGTCGTCGACGTAGATGATCTTGCCCTTGGAGATGACCTTGGTGATGTTGGCGTAGTCGACGAACATGACCTTGTCGTCGGAGCACTTGGCGTACTTCTCGTCGGTGGAGAAGATCATCTCGTGGTTTGGAGGGATTGGGTAGTCGACGTcgttggtggtggtaccGGTTCTGATTTCTGGACCCTTGGTGTCCAAGGCGATGGCCAATGGTCTGCCTGGGTACAACTCCTCAGACTTTCTGGCGTTGTCAATGACAGACTGGTGGTACTCGTAGGAACCGTGCGAGAAGTTCATTCTGACGATGTTCAAACCAGCCTTTCTCAAGTTCACAAGAACCTCGGCGTTGTTGGTCTTTGGACCAATGGTACCGATGATGGCGGTTCTTCTCAATTCGTGGCCGGCAGTGACCTCTAGGGTAGTCAATCTTTGTAGTCTGGATTGCATTGTGTAGTTAGTGTGGTGGGTTTTGTGGACGGGTCGGTGAGAGGAGtaagaagagcaagaacCGAAGAACCAAAACAAGCAAGATGCGACCGGCAAtagaagaaagcaaaaatgCAGACGGAACGAGACCAAAAAACTGGTACATATTTATAGGAAAACGAGCGAGGCAAAGCGCGCTGCAACACGCCTGAGAGTCGGCGTGTGTCCCACGCTGTAAGAACATCAGTCTTCCAGAACATCAATCTTCCGGTGATGTCCCGCGAACGTCTTGCCGGTAGACAGGACTCTctgctctctctctctctctctgtctGGCGCTGCGGCTTCCACTAAAAGCTGGACGGCAGAGAAGAGGAACCCGCCAGATGCAGAACACGAATCTCTTCCAGCGCGGCCCAAAAGGGAAGTGCGTCGCGGGCGTGCATTAGTGGGTGCCGGGTGTGTGGGTGTTAGGTGGTGCCGTGTGGTGTGACATTAGGGCTTGGCGGGCTGGTCCGTTTTCTGCTTTTAGGGCTTGTTCCCCTTTCCGAGGAGGGCTGCGGTTGGGAGGTTTGGCGTTCTCTGAAGGAAGAGACGGCTGCTGGGGGTGCGTTGGTGTGCGGTTAAGATGGGGGAGGGGGGGTCGTCGCATAAGGTGCAGATATAGAAGGATCCAGGAGGGCTAATGGGCTGGTTTTGGGCAGATTCGAGGGAagttggtgctggtgctggtgcggGGACGGCGACGGCGACGGCGACGGCCAATATATCGCTTTGCCCAGTGATGGCCCGTGACGATGGGAAAGATGCTCAAAACGGAGGTGGTGCTCTGAACCCGTTCAACCACCTCCCAGATATATCTCCAACGGAGAGAGACCCGGCTCAGAAACTTGCCTTGCCGACAGACAGAACCGTATCGACTATTCCGAAGGGATCGGACCCAGAGAAAAAATGGGAGTACCCTTCCCCTCAGCAGATGTACAACGCAATGATCAGAAAGGGCAAGATCGACCCGAACACGGGGGAGGAGATACCCGAGGATGCAGTCGAGGCAATGGTGGCTGTTCATAACTTCCTCAACGAGAGTTGTTGGAATGAAATACTGAGGTGGGAGCACGATTACACAGACGTAAGTAAAGAGACGCCAAAACTTCTGAGGTTCATTGGGAAACCAGGGCAACTCTCACCAAGGGCAAGAATGCACTACTACCTTAGCTACTTGGCCCCCTCGTATTTCCAAAGAGAATTGCCCTTCGACAGACACGACTGGGTCGTCCTGAGGAAGGACCCTCACGTTCACACGGCAGATCACCCCGGGTACAGACAGATACGGTACGTGCTCGATTTTTACGGGGGACCAGACGATCCAGTCACTGGGATGCCTACTTTCTCAGTAGACGTTAGACCCGGGCTGGACAACCTAACGAACGCTAGGGACAGATTCCGTCAATTCACTAAACCAATTTGGGATAAGTACTTTTGACAGAGCAGTCCCCTCGCTCACAAACTCTTGTACATATTGCATGTTTGTATATTTATTCTATGGTTATTATATTTCGTACCGCTTGCTACTTTTTATACCCTCCCCCCAATCGTCCGCCCTTCTTACCTTATAAAGTGCATTCATCCACCAACTAATACGCCAGGATGTTCAGCACCCTCTCGTCgttctccttcaacatGTCTTTCGCTACTAGCCAATCCTCGTCCGAAGATAACATCACGTAATCCCCGTCCTCATCCTGGTATTTGATCTTGGTGAAATTCCCAACCGGGTACAACTTCTTTCTCACCAGCTCTGTCACGGAGGACATCGGCGCCGACAACTCCACCAGAATCGTGTAGAATGCTTGATTGAACGATATCCTCATCATGATCGAAGACTCAGGGATGGAATGCTTATAGTTCTCCGACACAGAACGCAAGTCGGGCGCACTGTCCAGGTTGGATACACGCTTCCTCTGCTTCGGAAGCATGTCCGACAGATGCTTCATCGCGCTGTTCCCGAAGGAATTGAGACTCGTATGACTATTATCCGGCTGTGACGCTGAAGTGGGGGTCCTCGTTGGAGTAGAACTTGTAGTCGAGGGTCCAGAAGACGACAGGAATGAATTGTCACTGGCCGTCGACCTGTAGGACGCActcttcatcttcctcaCCAGCGTCTGCAAACACGAGCTCCAATTGTCCCTCGTCTCCTCGTTCTTAAACTTGAGCAAGAAGTTTCCCTGTTCCTTGACGGACTCCCACGTTATATTGAGCGATCGCGGTCCGACAGCGTTTATTTGGTTCAAGTTCATAATCATGATTCTTCCTCGAAGATCGAGCTTTGGTTCGTTGGTGATCCCACCTGATGCGGATAGCGAGGGCAAAGAGTTTGTATGCGAGAGACTTAGACCGTTACCAGGACTACTGTGATGGAAGCTGGACGTCGCGGACGAGTTTAAATTTAGCGTCAGTGAGGAACTGGAAGGTGCcgtgtttttcttcttcagcatTAACGACGAGGACTTCTTCGCGACGACTTGGGAGAAAAGAATGAtaatcttttcaaacaggTATACCTCGAACTCACGTTCTGGTTCGCTGGACCCACTCGTGGAGATGAACACTTTGTCAAAATATAGCAGCTCGCCGAATTTGGCGATTCGGTAGCCTTTCCAATTGTTGACACGGCCATAGAGTTGTTTGACCACTTGGTGGTTTTCCGTACGACGTTGATTCTCGTTGATACTCTTGGCGATATTTCTCGATACGTCAAGGGCGCCATCGAGTTCCTTGGTACTTGTGGCGTCCCCGTTGGTTCGAGCTCCTGATAGCTCCTTGAGGAGCAACGGGTACCTGCACAGTCTCTGCACGGGTTTGTACAGAAACGATTGCAGTTCTAGCTTATTGTTGATGACAAAATTGAGGTCTGGGATTTTCTCCAGTGTACCCGTCAGGAAGTCGATAGCTGCGTTCTGTCCAATGGACCACGGTTCGTAAAGTTTGAAGAATGATTTACAATGCATGAAGAGGGCGCCAATACGTTGTCTGGATGGGTCAACCAACGCGTTGATCTCCAAGGACACGAGGAACCTTCTCTGGAAATCTATTGCCTCTGTCAGGTTCGGGAAGAGCATGTACAGCTCTTCCGAGGTGATGATGTTGTTTTCGAGCAGCTGGGTCTTGTATGTGTTCAAAGTCTCTAAGTCGTGGACGTACTTTCTCTCGGTTATGACGAACTCCTTGATGACTTTGCCGTAATCGTCCCTTGTAGCACTGTTCTGCAACTCCAGTTCGATCTCTTGTTCCATCTGCTTTCTGGAGGGGAACATTTCCGGTGCTAGGTCCATGATCGTCGAGACAACATCGACGACTTTCATTAAGTTGTTTGTCGAGTTGTGGAACACGTCCGAGATCGTGAACAGGTCCTCATCCCTCAGGGCAAGGTGCTTCTTGACGCTCAGGATGAAGTCGTAAATAGACTTCTTGCACACTTTCAAGTCGTCGCTCGAGACCACGGGGATCTTGAACTGCGGCCGCACCGCGTTGAACAGCACACACAGGGGCGACCCCTGCCTGAACAACTGTGAAAGCTGCGTCACCGGGTCACAGTCCACCGTCAGGGGCAAAATCCCCA is part of the Huiozyma naganishii CBS 8797 chromosome 4, complete genome genome and encodes:
- the CYC3 gene encoding holocytochrome c synthase CYC3 (similar to Saccharomyces cerevisiae CYC3 (YAL039C); ancestral locus Anc_7.38), translated to MGWFWADSREVGAGAGAGTATATATANISLCPVMARDDGKDAQNGGGALNPFNHLPDISPTERDPAQKLALPTDRTVSTIPKGSDPEKKWEYPSPQQMYNAMIRKGKIDPNTGEEIPEDAVEAMVAVHNFLNESCWNEILRWEHDYTDVSKETPKLLRFIGKPGQLSPRARMHYYLSYLAPSYFQRELPFDRHDWVVLRKDPHVHTADHPGYRQIRYVLDFYGGPDDPVTGMPTFSVDVRPGLDNLTNARDRFRQFTKPIWDKYF
- the CDC24 gene encoding Rho family guanine nucleotide exchange factor CDC24 (similar to Saccharomyces cerevisiae CDC24 (YAL041W); ancestral locus Anc_7.32), whose amino-acid sequence is MRPGTLPSRKNTATSLGSMPLGSPGAVMNAAVTMHDSLYYRCLNVRRRLEKVAQLQPYLNLAYASSELLSEKQSLLLSQQQQQLQRQQQQQQQGETAQNHHHSVISTSSRQYRDSHNSLRDEYSFMDGITYTNSVSNPASSAGGSASGEVDTLLTFAMGILPLTVDCDPVTQLSQLFRQGSPLCVLFNAVRPQFKIPVVSSDDLKVCKKSIYDFILSVKKHLALRDEDLFTISDVFHNSTNNLMKVVDVVSTIMDLAPEMFPSRKQMEQEIELELQNSATRDDYGKVIKEFVITERKYVHDLETLNTYKTQLLENNIITSEELYMLFPNLTEAIDFQRRFLVSLEINALVDPSRQRIGALFMHCKSFFKLYEPWSIGQNAAIDFLTGTLEKIPDLNFVINNKLELQSFLYKPVQRLCRYPLLLKELSGARTNGDATSTKELDGALDVSRNIAKSINENQRRTENHQVVKQLYGRVNNWKGYRIAKFGELLYFDKVFISTSGSSEPEREFEVYLFEKIIILFSQVVAKKSSSLMLKKKNTAPSSSSLTLNLNSSATSSFHHSSPGNGLSLSHTNSLPSLSASGGITNEPKLDLRGRIMIMNLNQINAVGPRSLNITWESVKEQGNFLLKFKNEETRDNWSSCLQTLVRKMKSASYRSTASDNSFLSSSGPSTTSSTPTRTPTSASQPDNSHTSLNSFGNSAMKHLSDMLPKQRKRVSNLDSAPDLRSVSENYKHSIPESSIMMRISFNQAFYTILVELSAPMSSVTELVRKKLYPVGNFTKIKYQDEDGDYVMLSSDEDWLVAKDMLKENDERVLNILAY